In a genomic window of Caloenas nicobarica isolate bCalNic1 chromosome 29, bCalNic1.hap1, whole genome shotgun sequence:
- the LOC135999669 gene encoding antigen WC1.1-like encodes MAVAPLLSPGPADSASLRLVGGGSRCDGRVEIFQRGTWGRVLDDQWDVQEASVVCRQLRCGEAEKAYNPPKPERGTGPVGLRGVRCAGHEASLTLCNTSLPGSLLLGGVVEDVGVICWGSRRVRLVNGSGRCAGRVEIYYQGSWGTVCDDGWDLSDAAVVCHQLGCGGPVEVADSARFGEGSGQIWLDGVNCSGSEAALWDCAAGPWGQHDCGHKEDAGVICSEFMALRLENSDGCSGRLQVFYNGTWGSVCSNAMTPDTVSLACKELGCGDGGSLETDLSYGRVSGPAWLDYVQCGEKNNSFWQCPSAPWDPQSCDDLRDETHITCNDREKIRAMGGEDGCSGRVELWHHGSWGTVCDDSWDMRDAQVACRQLGCGPAVSALREAAFGVGQGPIWLERVECRGTESSLQDCWARPGDGRACRHKEDAAVRCSDPTRGRPAVNGRISVPVIICMILGALLCLLLALLAGQVLRARAGRRGSRTAQELFPEAVYEEIGYSPVQEKQARFGRSGSSSEQSLTRLQPYPGYREEEDGLGSAPDVLVLHGDDPAEGYDDAREVSHPEEDDGPGQGAWETPRVPEEGAGPRDAPRASLTDTTMFLLLSRHVLRL; translated from the exons ATGgctgtggctcctctgctgtccccaggcccagCCGACTCTGCGTCCCTGCGGCTGGTGGGCGGAGGGAGCCGGTGCGACGGGCGAGTGGAGATCTTCCAGCGCGGGACGTGGGGCAGAGTCCTGGACGACCAGTGGGACGTGCAGGAGGCCAGCGTGGTGTGCCGGCAGCTGCggtgtggagaggcagaaaaagcctaCAACCCCCCAAAGCCTGAGCGAGGGAcgggccccgtggggctgcgAGGGGTCCGGTGCGCAGGGCACGAGGCCAGCCTGACCCTCTGcaacacctccctgcccgggaGTTTGCTGTTGGGAGGGGTTGTGGAGGACGTGGGAGTCATTTGCTGGG GGAGCCGGCGGGTCCGGCTGGTGAACGGGTCCGGGCGCTGCGCAGGGAGAGTGGAGATCTActaccagggcagctgggggaccGTCTGTGACGATGGCTGGGACCTGTCTGATGCCGCCGTCGTTTGCCACCAGCTGGGCTGCGGAGGGCCGGTGGAGGTGGCCGACTCTGCTCGGTTCGGAGAAGGCTCCGGGCAGATCTGGCTGGACGGTGTGAACTGCTCTGGGTCCGAAGCTGCTCTCTGGGACTGCGCTGCCGGGCCCTGGGGGCAGCACGACTGCGGGCACAAAGAGGACGCGGGCGTCATCTGctcag agTTCATGGCcctgaggctggagaacagtGACGGCTGCTCCGGGCGCCTGCAGGTCTTCTACAACGGGACGTGGGGGAGTGTTTGCTCCAACGCGATGACTCCTGACACGGTGTCGCTGGCgtgcaaggagctgggctgtggggatggAGGATCCCTGGAAACAGACCTGTCCTATGGCAGGGTGtctggccctgcctggctggattACGTGCagtgtggggagaaaaacaactctttttggcagtgtccctctgctccctgggaccCACAGTCATGCGATGACCTGCGAGATGAGACCCACATCACCTGCAATG aCAGGGAGAAGATCCGTGCCATGGGAGGCGAGGACGGGTGCTCGGGCAGAGTGGAGCTCTGGCATCACGGCTCCTGGGGGACAGTGTGCGATGACTCCTGGGACATGCGGGATGCCCAGGTGgcgtgcaggcagctgggctgtggccccGCGGTGTCTGCCCTGCGTGAGGCTGCTTTTGGGGTGGGGCAAGGCCCCATCTGGCTGGAGCGGGTGGAGTGCCGGGGGACGGAGTCgtctctgcaggactgctggGCCCGGCCTGGGGACGGACGTGCTTGCCGgcataaggaagatgctgccGTGCGCTGCTCgg ATCCCACCCGGGGCCGTCCGGCTGTCAATGGGAGGATCTCAGTGCCCGTCATCATCTGCATGATCCTGGGGgcccttctctgcctgctcctggccctgctggccgGGCAAGTgctcagagccagggctgggcgcAGAG gctccaggacagcccaggagctcttccCCGAGGCCGTGTATGAGGAGATCGGTTACAGCCCAGTGCAGGAGAAGCAGGCGAGGTTTGGTCGCTCAG gctcctcttcagAGCAGTCCCTGACCCGGCTGCAGCCCTACCCTGGGTAccgtgaggaggaggatggtctGGGATCAGCACCAG atgttcttgttCTGCATGGGGATGACCCAGCAGAGGGCTATGATGATGCCAGGGAGGTTTCTCACCCTGAGGAGGACGATGGCCCTGGACAGGGAGCTTGGGAAACGCCCAGGGTgccagaggagggagcaggacccAGGGATGCACCCAGAG cttctttgacagacacgaccatgttcctgctgctgtcccgtcatgttctcag gctgtaa
- the LOC135999670 gene encoding olfactory receptor 14A16-like produces the protein MSNSSSITQFLLLPFTDTRELQLLHFWLFLGIYLAALLGNGLIITTIACDQHLHTPMYFFLLNLSLLDLGYISTTLPKSMANSLWNTRAISFLGCAAQVFMFLFFISAEYSMLTIMSYDRYVAICKPLHYGTLLGSRACVHMAAAAWATGFLYALLHTANTFSLPLCKGNAVDQFFCEIPQILKLSCSDAHRREAGLLMFSAFFFEGCFVFIVVSYVQIFRAVLRIPSEQGRHKAFSTCLPHLAVVSLFVITGIFAYLKPPSISSLWLDLVMAVVYSLVPPAVNPLIYSMRNQELQDSVWKLITGRFQ, from the coding sequence atgtccaacagcagctccatcacccagttcctcctcctgccattcacagacacacgggagctgcagctcttgcacttctggctcttcctgggcatctacctggctgccctcctgggcaacggcctcatcatcaccaccatagcctgtgaccagcacctccacacccccatgtacttcttcctcctcaacctctccctcctcgacctgggctacatctccaccactctccccaaatccatggccaactccctctggaacaccagggccatctcctttttgggatgtgctgcacaagtctttatgtttctctttttcatttcagcagagtattctatgctcaccatcatgtcctatgaccgctacgttgccatctgcaaacccctgcactacgggaccctcctgggcagcagagcttgtgtccacatggcagcagctgcctgggccactgggtttctctatgctctgctgcacacggccaatacgttttcactgccactgtgcaagggcaatgctgtggaccagttcttctgtgaaatcccacagatcctcaagctctcctgctcagatgcccaccgcagggaagctgggcttctcatgtttagtgcttttttttttgagggatgttttgttttcattgtggtgtcctatgtgcagatcttcagggccgtgctgaggattCCCTCTGAGCAGGGtcggcacaaagccttttccacctgcctccctcacctggctgtggtctctctGTTTGTCATCACTGGCATATTCgcctacctgaaacccccctccatctcttccctaTGGCTGGACCTGGTGATGGCAGTTGTCTACTCactggtgcctccagcagtgaatcccctcatttacagcatgaggaaccaggagctccaggattcagtgtggaaaCTGATAACTGGACGTTTTCAataa
- the LOC135999668 gene encoding olfactory receptor 14A16-like, translated as MYFFLLNLSPLDLGCISTTLPKSMANSLWDTRVISYTGCAAQLFSFTFLIVGEYSMLTIMSYDRYVAICKPLHYGTLLGSRACVHMAAAAWATGFLYALLHTANTFSLPLCKGNAVDQFFCEIPQILKLSCSNSYLREAGLLVVGVFLAFICFIFILFSYVQIFRAVLRIPSEQGRHKAFSTCLPHLAVVSLFISTGIFAYLKPPSISSPSLDLVVSVLYSVLPPAANPLIYSMRNQELQDSVWKLITALFQ; from the coding sequence atgtacttcttcctgctcaacctctcgCCCCttgacctgggctgcatctccaccactctccccaaatccatggcaaattctttatgggacaccagggttatttcctacacaggatgtgctgcacagctcttttcattTACCTTCTTGATAGTAGGAGAGTATTCtatgctcaccatcatgtcctatgaccgctacgttgccatctgcaaacccctgcactacgggaccctcctgggcagcagagcttgtgtccacatggcagcagctgcctgggccactgggtttctctatgctctgctgcacacggccaatacattttcactgccactgtgcaagggcaatgctgttgaccagttcttctgtgaaatcccccagatcctcaagctttcctgctcaaactcctacctcagggaagctgggcttcttgtggttggTGTCTTTTTAgctttcatctgttttattttcattcttttctcctatgtgcagatcttcagggctgtgctgaggatcccctctgagcagggacggcacaaagccttttccacctgcctccctcacctggccgtggtctctctTTTCATCAGCACTGGCATTTTCgcctacctgaaacccccctccatctcatCCCCTTcactggacctggtggtgtctgttctgtactcagtgctgcctccagcagcgaaccccctcatctacagcatgaggaaccaggagctccaggattcagtgtggaaatTGATAACTGCACTTTTTcaataa
- the LOC135999667 gene encoding olfactory receptor 14A16-like yields the protein MTAPSAEASAEFYILTIMSYDHSVAICKPLHYGTLLGSRACVHMAAAAWATGFLYALLHTANTFSLPLCKGNAVDQFFCEIPRILKLSCSNSYLREDGLLVVSILVAFACFVFIVASYVQIFRAVLRIPSEQGQHKAFSTCLPHLAVVSLFIGTGTFAYLKPPSISSRSLDLVVSVLYSVVPPAANPLIYSMRNQELQDSVWKVITALLQ from the exons ATGACGGCACCTTCTGCTGAGG cTTCGGCAGAATTTTAtattctcaccatcatgtcctatgaccactctgttgccatctgcaaacccctgcactacgggaccctcctgggcagcagagcttgtgtccacatggcagcagctgcctgggccactgggtttctctatgctctgctgcacacggccaatacattttcactgccactgtgcaagggcaatgctgtggaccagttcttctgtgaaatcccccggatcctcaagctctcctgctcaaactcctacctcagggaagatGGGCTTCTAGTGGTTAGTATTTTAGTAGCAtttgcctgttttgttttcattgtggcttcctatgtgcagatcttcagggctgtgctgaggatcccctctgagcagggacagcacaaagccttttcgACAtgtctccctcacctggccgtggtctctctgtttattGGCACTGGGacatttgcctacctgaagcccccctccatctcttcccgttcactggacctggtggtgtctgttctgtactcagtggtgcctccagcagcgaaccccctcatctacagcatgaggaatcaggagctccaggattcagtgtggaaaGTGATAACTGCACTTTTAcaataa